Proteins encoded within one genomic window of Actinomycetota bacterium:
- a CDS encoding SpoIIE family protein phosphatase, with translation MTRFGRALQRVRPKGRRDHAGRDVNAVTEVAQSPPVDIAPNDPIIAYFQSASGAVDVDSLELESPAVTALREAGVKLVVPLVAQGELIGLLNLGPRLSERDYSGDDRKLLDNLAAQAAPAVRVGQLVQEQEAQVRDRERLEQEMRVATLIQQQFLPKELPELAGWQVSAFYRPARAVGGDFYDFIELSDGRIAIVAGDVTDKGVPAALVMASTRSIIRAEAERQVSPSKVMERANDLLFPDIPAHMFVTCLYAVLDPRTGKIQFANAGHNLPYVRTDDGVVEFRATGMPLGLMPGSKYEEKEATLGAGDTMLLHSDGLAEAHSTEGEMFGFPRMHELMTDADGGQALIDKLLMELDRFTAGVEEQEDDITLVTVQRSAHSHFADDATNGSEQITMPGTNGHRVLAEFQLPSDPGNEREVMDRVAEAVRPLGLPAPRLEKLKTAVSEAAMNAIEHGNHGDSALAVGVQVLLSDDDLRVLIRDFGGGEEIPEAETPDIEAKLAGIQKPRGWGLFLIKNMVDEMEVTSDEVHHTVELVLYLKGEDDGSDAR, from the coding sequence ATGACGCGATTCGGAAGAGCACTGCAGCGAGTGAGGCCCAAGGGACGCCGCGACCATGCCGGGCGTGACGTCAACGCGGTGACCGAGGTAGCTCAGTCTCCTCCGGTCGACATCGCCCCGAACGACCCGATCATCGCCTACTTCCAGAGCGCGTCGGGCGCCGTCGACGTCGACTCGCTTGAGCTGGAGTCGCCCGCGGTGACAGCGCTCAGGGAGGCGGGGGTGAAGCTCGTCGTCCCGCTGGTGGCCCAGGGCGAGCTGATCGGTCTCTTGAACCTCGGCCCCCGGCTGTCGGAGCGCGACTACTCGGGCGACGACCGCAAGCTCCTCGACAACCTTGCAGCACAGGCGGCACCGGCGGTTCGAGTGGGTCAGCTCGTCCAGGAGCAAGAGGCGCAGGTCCGGGACCGGGAGCGCCTCGAACAAGAGATGCGCGTCGCGACCCTGATCCAGCAGCAGTTCCTTCCCAAGGAGCTGCCGGAGCTCGCCGGCTGGCAGGTGTCGGCTTTCTACCGCCCCGCCCGCGCCGTCGGCGGTGACTTTTACGACTTCATCGAGCTGAGCGACGGCCGGATCGCGATCGTCGCCGGCGACGTGACCGACAAGGGTGTTCCGGCTGCTCTCGTGATGGCGTCGACGAGAAGCATCATCCGGGCGGAGGCCGAACGGCAGGTGTCGCCGTCCAAGGTGATGGAGCGGGCGAACGACCTGTTGTTCCCGGACATCCCGGCCCACATGTTCGTCACCTGTCTGTACGCGGTCCTCGACCCCCGCACCGGCAAGATCCAGTTCGCCAACGCCGGTCACAATCTCCCCTACGTCAGGACCGACGACGGAGTCGTTGAATTCCGCGCGACGGGGATGCCGCTTGGCCTGATGCCGGGAAGCAAGTACGAGGAGAAGGAAGCCACGCTGGGCGCAGGGGACACCATGCTCCTCCACAGCGACGGACTAGCGGAGGCCCACAGCACCGAAGGCGAGATGTTCGGCTTCCCGCGGATGCACGAGCTGATGACGGACGCGGACGGCGGTCAGGCTCTGATCGACAAGTTGCTGATGGAGCTGGACCGGTTCACGGCCGGCGTTGAAGAGCAGGAAGACGACATCACGCTGGTGACCGTGCAGCGCTCCGCCCACTCCCACTTCGCCGACGACGCGACCAACGGGTCCGAGCAGATAACGATGCCGGGCACGAACGGGCATCGGGTGCTCGCCGAGTTCCAACTCCCCAGCGACCCGGGCAACGAGCGCGAGGTGATGGACCGCGTGGCCGAGGCGGTCCGCCCGCTGGGGCTCCCGGCGCCGCGGCTCGAGAAGCTGAAGACCGCGGTGTCGGAGGCGGCCATGAACGCGATCGAACACGGCAACCACGGCGACTCGGCATTGGCGGTCGGTGTTCAGGTCCTTCTGTCGGACGACGACCTCAGGGTGCTGATCCGCGATTTCGGTGGCGGCGAAGAGATCCCCGAAGCCGAGACGCCCGACATCGAGGCGAAGCTCGCCGGCATCCAGAAACCGCGCGGCTGGGGTCTGTTCCTCATCAAGAACATGGTCGACGAGATGGAGGTCACGAGCGACGAGGTGCATCACACCGTGGAGCTCGTGCTCTATCTGAAAGGAGAGGACGATGGCAGCGACGCTCGCTGA
- a CDS encoding STAS domain-containing protein → MAATLAEAHLRMEGKIAVIDLSGDINRSAEPVINDAYNQAVAAGCTSLVLNFAGTEFINSTGIAVIVGMLAKARQEERTVAACGLSDHYRHIFEITRLADFMPMYDDEVAALSNGS, encoded by the coding sequence ATGGCAGCGACGCTCGCTGAAGCGCACCTCCGCATGGAAGGAAAGATCGCCGTGATCGACCTTTCCGGTGACATCAACCGTTCGGCGGAGCCGGTGATCAACGACGCCTACAACCAGGCTGTCGCCGCTGGTTGCACCAGCCTCGTCCTGAACTTCGCCGGTACCGAGTTCATCAACTCGACGGGGATCGCCGTGATCGTCGGGATGCTGGCGAAAGCTCGTCAGGAGGAGCGGACGGTGGCCGCATGCGGCCTCAGCGATCACTACCGCCACATCTTCGAGATCACGCGCCTGGCCGACTTCATGCCCATGTACGACGACGAAGTAGCAGCGCTCTCCAACGGTTCTTGA
- a CDS encoding STAS domain-containing protein — MAELRVNMTTRKVGDKVSVIDIKGDVTSASEGVLMEAYEEAGGEKAKTVVLNFSGLEYMNSGGIGMLVTLLVRANRHKQKLLACGLNEHYRQIFELTRLDDAIGIYGTESDALTAAGAA; from the coding sequence ATGGCAGAGCTGAGAGTGAACATGACGACCCGCAAGGTCGGCGACAAGGTCAGCGTGATCGACATCAAGGGTGACGTCACCTCCGCTTCGGAAGGTGTGCTGATGGAGGCCTACGAAGAGGCCGGGGGCGAGAAGGCCAAGACCGTGGTCCTGAACTTCAGTGGGCTCGAGTACATGAACAGTGGTGGCATCGGGATGCTGGTGACCCTTCTCGTGCGCGCGAACAGGCACAAGCAGAAGCTTCTGGCTTGCGGGCTCAACGAGCACTACCGGCAGATCTTCGAGCTCACTCGGCTAGACGACGCGATCGGCATCTACGGCACCGAATCCGACGCACTCACCGCCGCCGGCGCGGCCTGA